In Mytilus edulis chromosome 8, xbMytEdul2.2, whole genome shotgun sequence, the genomic window atccttaaaatttgagatgttttattggaccaaaataagtctcttcataagaggtcccaatcaattgcatgccacaggtttcaccgcatacaacatctaccatgagtaaagacagcttcaaatacgagttgagaaAATAAAGGCATTCAagtaggaaacaaaatataaagatttgatagataaaataaatgcatccagaattccacattataaaacaaactgagtaggtttgtgcaatttgcataagtcatccggttagtagaaattaggatttgccAAAGGGTTGTAATcggaaaaattatgtacattcccaagtaataaataaaatagtcggactttaaaataactattcaattagaagctgtaaatatatactttcaactggcttcttatattcacagtcaattatttcaattcaaaagcaaacacaaattcagcaacaatcttttggtgacctggcagtcagcggtcttaggttcatgtattgctattctttttttttaaagaaagcaacttgttttaccATGTATTGTCAAGCTTGGTTACTCATAATTATTTCTTAGTCACTCAATGTACGATGCTGTCCCATTCTGCACCTACTGACCTTGATTGTTTAATTACATTCAAATTCCAATGGCTTCACAATCACGTGATGTGATGAATCGTTatatccaatcaaattgctctaTTGTCAATTAGGTTACTTTTATCAGTctaaaacaattataatatttgtttGTGGGATATTGCTTTAAAATAGTTTGCAATAATTTGGGGTTTTATTCAACAGGAAAACCTCATTTTTTGCCATCCCCTTCAACATCAATGGAATTTTGTATGAATATTTACCTAGAGTCATGATGGTCAGAATATTGATCTTTTTataatgaatcaaattttttttctatgaaaaataaatgtaaattgttttttattaaccTACCCTATATTCCTGAACAAAAATATGGCATGCACATCGTTTTTTCATGtagttttcctttcattttggaTGGATTTTTTTCGCGGGAAAATCACGGAAGGCGAAAGGTgcttgtcattttgaaattcataaaaatatgatTTGCTTGACCTGTATTACCTGCCACAAGATTGATGAAGCTGAATGGAATATACGCAATGGAGGCCGGAAGTGGGATTTTGTGAagttctaaaatgtttttagacaTTCGGAAGTCAGGTTTGAAACGGCCATTAGAAAAATGGCATGTTTGAGCATTTCtttagaataacaatgaaaacttaATCTTTACGCTAATTTTGTACGCTGGAAGTAGCGTAGTGACGTCAATGCGAAGTTTCCCCGTGTGATAAGTtcaaacaaaaataccgaacgaaCTAACAAGATGACTGATTTTAGACTACGATAAGATACACAAAGATACACAAGGTtacacgccattattccgacagcccattagtccgacagcccattagtccgacaacccaatagtccgacaaccCGTTGCTCCGACAACCCattgctccgacagcccaatactccgacagcccaatactccgacaacccATAAGTCCGACACTTATCAAGTCAAGTATCAGGGTATTAGGGTCAAATAAAATTTGTCTGTCTGTATTATTACGTTTAAATATAATGTaataattacatttaatttaGATGTATGccgtttcattataatactttattctgattggctaactgcacatcacgtgttattccgtacgcagttgcattgctcaatacaacttttcattcatgataacacgtggtccaacaataaagtgcacaggtgaattaaataaaaaaatatataaaattcgtgttttgatgatcatagctaaaaaatgtaattataagtattgaatgcttctttttgtaactttatagggttgtaaaagcgttgaccgtgcgcacatttttagaatgaagcgcttccgcgcttcatacaaaatgtacttcggtcaacgcttttacaccccaataaatttacaaaaagaagcattcaatttttaaataacatattttaaaaatatatatatagacaataatagtgcattgacttgacatatcaacgatataaggatgaggcttagaaacggggaaatgcgaggctgtgccgagctatttccccgtttcgggccgaatccttatgtcgttgatatgtcaagtcaatgcactattattgtctttaaaaaaaaacattttcaatagttgtttaatgcgttaaggttatttatttgatttaaatattgggggaaataccctttaaaaaggcctcacatcatgctcgcggagaaatatacaacacaatgaaatttacatttacctgttaaaaaaacaacactagacggtgaacgaaatcgtttgagtatggacttaaatatcaaccataagcataaaacataatgatttataggttgcaaacaaaaaatattaacaaattaaatatgtttttccaataattgcaaaagaaacaaggttgAGATTTCCACGCATCGTTGTACAGATCTGTATGCatttgaaacaagaacaggttgaagaggtcgtatgataattcaatattatttcggcaatttctatttaaatattcatgaggaaaagtgatatcgggtcagtgactgtatatgacatagaaatatagagtcaacgcattttgactgctcaaatagaacgagtgcagtataaaaaataatttaaggcTTAGGTAGTTCGAAAACTTTCTATAtactcaattcgaaatctgtatatagaacagaacagaaagaatatttcattttccaaattaaagggtcTATAAAGAGCATATAAATCAAAAAGAACCAGTGATTGTGCGAGCTACTGATGATTCCTCCGCTCAAAAAAATTCGTTGTTGAGttatgaatctgaaaaagcatcacacagtatacatgtagctgacttataaatataaaccttgaaaccaaatttcagaaatcattgtattgtagttcctgagaacaATGTGACGAACATTGTTAACTTGGCTGTCATGTgaaaagtgttcggtaaacaggaagctGTTGACagtgaatctgaaaacgcatcacacgatatagccgacttcaataaacctttcagaaatccttgtattgtagttcatgaaaaaaatgcaacgaaaatattcatgggacggacggatgaactggctgactgactgacggacggacagacggacggacagaggcAAAACAGTAAGCCCCCGCTTTTTCGAAGCAGCGGTATAATGATTGGGTCAACATTAAGACTTTACAAtactaatatgatataattatctttatagcAACATACGCCTCAGTCACAATCGgagccaaaacaaaatagaaaaaaacctcAACTAACACATTGATATCAAATAACAGTCCGTATCAAGACATGCACTACATAATTCAAAAGAACTAACAATATAATCATCATTTTTCCCCTTAATAATAAAGTTTTCTTGTGTTATTAAACATCGaaaatttatttaactttttaaaagttcTGACATGTGCTAGATATATGCTAAAAGAGTTCCTCCCTCAAATTATTATGAAGTGagcattcgattgaaaaatgacgctcATCCTCAACTTTATCAGCTGTACAATACGATTTTTTGAGTATCTGACATTTTCAATTCTTAATGTAATGGGTGAGCACCGATTCTTAATTAACATATGAAGtacctttcttaaaatcaatgatatctaaatatttttcttcttgaacacaatctttaaatgaaaaataagtgtcaAGTTTGCCATAAAACACATAATGTACTAAGTTTTTACAATTAGACAATTTGACAAAGACACAAGCAGGACAAGAATGTCACACATTGTCTTAGATTTCTTACCAGTCAAattgcgttgactgtatatttctatgtcatatacagtcactgacccgatatcacttttcctcatgactATTTAAGTAGAAGTGCCGAAATGTTCTTGTCCGTCATATTTGTCTTAATACGACCGCAAAACTTCTTTGGGGGAttttataatggtatgatgtcgtcgtctgtgtCGTCTGCGTCGAGGGTAAGGACTGAGCAGTTGAAATAAGCATGTGTTTCAACTCAAATATAATGAGACAAATATCGTGCATGGAAAGAATGATTCAAATAAAAACGGACAACCCCAAATATTAAAGAGAACAGAGTTGGtctttttagagaaaatttacCCATACACACAAGACAGATGcattgtcggaataatgggctgttggagtaatgggctgtcggaataatgggctgtcggaatagtatgctgtcggaatagtgggctgtcggagtaatgggctgtcggaataatgggctgtcggagtaatgggctgtcggaatagtgggctgtcggagtaatgggctgtcggaataatgggtgtcggactaatgggatgtcaccaTACACAACATATGTACAGCAAATCAGGCTCCAAGTAACATTATGTTTCTtgtattttaaatcttattttaaagAAACTAATAAATGAGATTCTActgttttaaatttaattgatcCATTTCAGCTATTCTTCAGTTGGATGTAGATCAGatactgaaaaagaaaatattagcTTAAAAATTGAACTCACAGTGGCATTGGACAGTATAGAAAAACTAAAACAAGAATATAGTGATCTTTCAGAAAAGTAAGGATTTATAATTATGAGGAATGTACATTAGatatatttgtgtgattttatcATTTGGAAATTTTCTGCTTTCACATATTTGTAAAGAAAACATTGGGTTTGACATTATGAAATAGTTGAAGATTTGCCCCAGCCCCTTTCCTGCACAGGGCAAAGATTGTGTCCTGCTATGAGGTCATAAGCTTTGGGAACAATAGTAACGAATAATAATGTCGATTAAGATGACATCtgaatttgtttaaatatataataaacgcTAATACTATAAGAAAATTAGACATTGCCATTGCTATATCCATGGAATAAAATTTTTACCTGTTGTGGAgctttgaaattatttatttatttcagtgtGGAACAAAAATTGTATGATCTTGCAAGACAGACTAATAGAATTCTTTCAACTTTTTTAAACATTTGGATTATAtgtgtgataaaaagattataacatgtcttatTCATTAAGGATGTTGGTATTATCATCGACCGATATGAGCCCTCAGCTAACCCTTGGGCCAATATAGAAATTTCAGATGATACCAGGGTCCACATGGAACGGACATAACTATAATTAttggaaaataaatgaaattattttttggaTCAAGAATGTTCGctccttttgtttttgaatttttgccatgTAGTGCCATTAAAGAATTTTCGCCTGCCAACccttacttttcttttcataattacATATACCGGTAGTTAAAAAAAGCAATATTTGAAAATGCTATTAAatccattttaatttttttaaagcaaaagggttctaatgttaaatgtatgaaaaggtCAAAGACAATTATTTCCCTACAAATTTTCAATTgcttttatcttgaaaacaaaCGCACTGACCCCTTATTTTTTTCCGGCCTTTTTagctccttttattcatatactatcaatttataacagtcttttaaaacgtttgttattttgaaacagtagGGAACATCCATAAACGCTTTTGTTTAAATCAGGGCTTCCAAAATATATTTATGCCAACCAGACATTATTATGTCTTATGCTGATTTTAATCCCTTAATTAGACATAGCAACAAAAGGCAATCATGGTAATTAGGTCACATCTAAACAGTGGCTTTTAGTACAAATTCGATGTTCTGAAGTAAACTGATAAATTGACAGTAAACTGATAAATTGACACTAGTACTGCATCATTTGAAATGATCAACATTAGCTTACTAATATTTGCCCAAATTGAAAAATTCTAATActggatgttgacttgacaatggtaaaacatggaccagagATGGATACAAATGTGATTGTCAACGTTTTGACACTACCTATTGTTTGAATTCAAAGGAGGAAAATTACAGAATTTCAATCACAGATGAAATTATTGGTATTATATTAATTTGACTGTAAAACAACAGCagtaggtccgagaccacaattgtcgtcccttgattttcgttgacaaatatagtccctagtgttgacagtgggttacttgccattcatttttataccccttccaaatttatttctccatgtttaatgcctcaaattgcaagtaggggggtgaaattacactgtaaaaaaatttgggtccagaattttaaaggaaagtagtgatttggtccaggtgaaaaaggttgaaaaatagcacttcggaagctgtcaaaagatttcaagacgccctaaagataaaattgtccatattttgagttagagacgatgaagttttctataattttgatataatttgtcctaaaagtagtacaacacactgtaaaagtttctttgagaaagcgcaggtgggattttttttattttcatttatgttctaaaagaaatgcactacgaaataattgtggtctcggaccagtatATTTCTACCAAAATAATAATATACAACATTCGTTTCCAACCCTTAATGGTTATTAGGGAATAGAAATATAGTTCATAAGCGTTCTTACAACCGGCAGTTAAACCTTGTCAAAGTAAGGCATCTTTTTGACTGTGCAAGATGTACAAGTATGCTGCCAAGTCCAGCTAGAATGGGAATGTTAAGTATGATGCCTCCTCTCAAgaaagttattttatttaatgcataataatataaaatatgtaagaaACTTAACTTTTTCATCATCAGATATGAAACAGGAATGATTGCTACTAGGACTATTAAAAGTCTACAACGGGAAAAGGACAGCTTAGAACAAGAAAAGCATGATTTTAGAGCTAGATTGGACCAGATCCAGAGTGATGTAAATCGTTACAAAAATGAGCAGGTTCATCAACAGGATTCCTCACATGAAACAATAGAAAATCTTCTTCAGCAAAACAGTAAATTAGATAAGGACAGAGGATTGTTGAGAACAAAAATCTTTTCACTGGAAAATGATAAGGTTAAACTTGAAGATGCGtaagtttgaacatttttgtctgtttttaaatacttttagGACCTACTTTGTGTAACATTGTTATTTTGTAATCCCTTTTTTTTATACGAATGCAAATTTTTTCCGGATTGTATGATGTCATCGTCGTTTGTgttgtccgaagacacatttagtgTCCAgctataacttaagtttaagtgaatggatctctatgacatttaataagaaggttcaatagcacaaaaggaaggttgggattgattttggggatgatagCTAGTCCCAACAGTTTTAGAAAAAGGGGCcccaaaagaagcatttttcaactttcaggatatcaacttgtgtataagtatttcaatagctctgaaattgtaccacaatgtttaataccacaagtagaaggttaggattcattttgggggttttggtgcAAACAGTTTAGGTATTAAATGCCAGAAAGGGGCCTAAAACTagtatttttgtagtttcttgacaataacttgtgtgcaAGTGTATGGGTCTCTCTTATAttataccacaaggttccatatcacaaaaggaaggctgggattgagtgtAGGGGTAATTACCCAATTCATGTGGGAATTAGTGgccaaaaaaggacaaaaaaaacgAAGCATTTCTcttgtttccagacaataacttgtgtttaagaatATTGATTTCTCTGAAatcgtactacaaggttccatactacaaaggaaaggctgggttTGAGTGTTGGggtaattgctccaagggggattcaaaaagtttttttttgggggggggggggggggggggggggggctccaacTTTTGTAagtggttcaaattttttttctcaagatttttcaaatttcaagaatCTTTTattacacagtattgtgcaatagatttgtatgatcttgacatttattttgCATCAGATACCTATACTATGTCAAGATTtttaagcttgaatattgtgtctaAATTTGCCATAACTGTTcaaggttcaacctctgcagtcttATCAGGCTGTGATCAGCGAAGCATTCTAATAATAAATAGGATGACCAGTATTGTAAGGTTACACCCAGTTATCAGAATACTCAATATTATGGATACAATTATTGCACCATGAGGAAAAACTAATGACTTGAaaattttttttcagatacaaAGAGGTCTTTcataattaatattttgaattaagttttttaaatCCAATAGGAGCTGCAACCTTTTAACATGAGTAGCTGGTATAATAAAACTAACTTGAAATTTTAGTccttatattatgtatatatgtctcaACCTGAAAATGTGATTTAACATATATTTGATTTAGAAGGTcctataacaacaacactttaagGGATACTCCAGTAATTTACTAAGATCGACATTGTTTTCATTTCTGATGACGGTGTCCTAGCAATTGAAACATGTTGATCTCAATAAATTACTGGGGCATTCCTAAAAATGTTGTTATAGGACCTtcttcattttatgtttttattgtaaCGACCCTGCATACCTGAGGTATCCACTTTATGGAATCTACTGACAGAAGTTTAATCAGGCGTTGGTTAACTTGTTTTTAAGATAtctttgttttaaacatttcagCAAAATGTCAGTGCATAccaattttaattgatattagTTTTCTTTGTATGCATgcaatataatgaaaaaaaaaagttacaaaaaaaactaATATGTATGCTGCTTTTACTGTAATTGAATTGTGTACTGTTTCAGGTTAAATAAAAGTAAGGAAGAtaataaaaaattgcaaagagAGCAAGATAATTTGCAAGACATCTTACGAGAAAAATCAAATGAGCTGAAAGATTCAGAAGTTAGGTATGTACGAAAATATGTacgaaaataaacaatattaacaCAAGTGGAAAATACTATTAGGACCTTTAAGCTTAAAATTTCAACTTGTTTCCTAGATGTCCTGCTGATTTgaataatctattttttttacagtattatGGAGAAAGAATTTACTTCATATTTATTAGAAACTATCTCTATTTATTTAGTGTCTGTTTACCCTGATTTGAACTTTGTGTTTTTAATTCTCTTTAATCGTTTTAATTCAAACATAGCTGtcattgctactaaaaaatgatcaaacaaacacaaacaagcCTAAAAATGATCTTTAAAAGCAATCCTGCAAATATTTTGCAGAGTTTTAGAATACATTTGCATGTTATAACATGTGTTGAGTAAATATACTACATATGAGTTCCTTTGTAGTCGATCTATTTTTAACCGAATTTGCAACGTCGGTTATTAATTTAGGAATGTACGTGGCCGATCGCGGCATTTACAATGTTTAaagagcagccatatttgtttaatcataacagacagagagaaaaaaaattgacgattttacgttatatttgcataaaaaatgagaaaatcacgTACaaaggactaagtttatgatatatacatacattggtaaaagaattggataaacatttttttcaccactcactcgtttctgATATGActttaatgaatgaaaaatttattgtctttttttatcatttacagaTTAAGAAAATTTGAAGTTAATATCTTATTtcttcaaaacacaaaaactgaaaatgAGAAATTAAAAGAATCATTACATGAAATAGAAAAAGTGAAAAGAGAGTTTGAAGACCTAGAAAAAAAGAAGGCAGTTGTCTTTTCTTAATTGCAAAAACACTATTGCAAAATGTAGTAAttcaatgcttttaaaaaaattattattggtCTAGTTTTTTGTCTTGCTTGACGAAGTAAAAAATCAAAGGTATGCTGTTTAGTGATGGCGGCTGCAGCATCAACAattattagtttgtgattaggtctagtttattaTCATGATGAACCAATAgtggtacatttttttgtaagtcaaagatatttgatatgcagttgtatCAGTATTGGCATATCTCACTTCCATAGAGATGAGTTGGCCTCgtcccctcagttatggtctattgactttgatacttttgcttagttttcatgtattaggtCAGTTTATGCGGGAATAACTAgtggtaagttaatgataattggtatgcagttgtataagcataaGCATATTTTATTTGAGAGATTATTTGGCtccgccccctcagtcatggtccaTTGACTTTAAAACCTcagcttagttttcatgtattagtttgtgtttatgTCTGATTGTGGGGAAtcactagtggtaagtcaaagatatttgatatgcagttgtatCAGTATTGGTATATTTCATTACTATGGAGATTATTTTGCCTCGCCCCCtaagttatggtctattgacttttaaacttttgcttagttttcatgtataaGATTGTATCAGTTtctgattaggtcagtttatggggaaccactagtggtaagttaatGATTATTCGTATGCAGTTGTacaagcattggcatatctcatttcaatggagatgcatatctcatttccatggaaataATGCGGCCCTGcctcctcagtcatggtctattgactttgaaatttttgcttagttttcatgtattagtttgtgattagatcagtttatggggaaccactagtggtaagctaatgataattggtatgcagttgaatACCCAAAGGCATAGCTCATTTCCATAGATTATTTGCCCCCGCCCCCTCAATCattgtctattgactttgaaacctCAGCGTGTTTCATTTCTTAGTTTGTGTTTATGTCCGTTTTTCGagaccactagtggtaggtcaatgacatttggtatgcagttgtattagcattggctcATCTCATTACactcagttatggtttattgacttattttgcttagtttacatgtattagtttgtgtttaggtttgttcaaagggaactacttatgataagtcaatggtatttggtatgtagttgtattaacattggcacatctcatatACAGGGAGATTATtgagccatgtaccttcagtcatggttcattgactttgaatatttgcacaACTTACATATGCATGTTGAAGTGTTTGCATtatggaaattacaaaaaagcaagacatatctctgtgataattgtttatttcaaaatggatatgtgtgtatgtatgtaggataattggtatatagttaCATCATGACAATTTGCAGTTCATGTTTAAATTGTGTTCTGgtttgatgattttgtgcagagttatggtccgtTGACTTAAAAAAatcactcaaataatcagtttgtAAAATAACCatcagctgtcttatgtggaactctgatattactttatgttttttattattacttaatgatttttttacttttcttaatatggttttgacattacgtaatgatgttttaatataactcaatatggaatagtcattactttaTGATGActatgatatttcgatattacacgatatggttccgttttgacttgatatagttttgtcattactcaatatggttttgtcattactcgatgtggtttcaccattagtTAATATGGTtatgtcattagtcaatgtggttttaacattacttgatgtgtatgtgacttaacgtaatgtagttgtttcattacatgatgtggttttgttatttcgtaatgatgatttgtctattctttatatggttttaacattacgtaatgatgtttcaaaatttgacgattttacgctacttgatgtgtttgtttcattatttgatgtggtcttgtcattctttgatgtggtcctgtcattctttgatgtggttatcccattacttgatgaggtaaaaccacgtgaccaattcggaaaaacctgttctatttttagatagatgTTCATGTTGTATGTTCCTTTAATGAtctaattagtgttcaaattaaagtttggGTTAATGTTTGAATTAACTTTGAGTAagttttcgaattcaagtcatgcttagaattaaagttctagttagcattgagtttcgagttggacttcgagtttgagtcgaatttaaaggcagagttctagctacaactttgaatttgagtcacttcttgaggtagagtttgagtaagattggaatttaaaagagggacgaaagataccaaagggacagtcaagctcataaatctaaaacaaactgacaacgccgtggctaaaaatgaaaaagacaaacggaaaaacaatagcacacacgacacaacctagaaaactaaagaataaacaacacgaaccccaccaaaaactaggggtgatctcaggtgctccggaagggtaagcagatcctgctccacatgtggcacccgtcgtgttgcttatgtgattacaaatccggtaaatagtctaattcggtaggtcacattcatgaaagggaaggggattgtagttacgacgtaaggaacatatccgatatcatttgtgaaacggttattccataacggtcaaccaactcgtgatggcgtccgtaaaatttacgaagggatgatttcaacttcaccatttggaactcttggtttaatagcttccttgtgagcagtaaccctctatcaagaaaatcatgataggaaatgcaag contains:
- the LOC139484158 gene encoding myosin heavy chain, clone 203-like; the encoded protein is MGCRNNGLSEYYSSVGCRSDTEKENISLKIELTVALDSIEKLKQEYSDLSEKYETGMIATRTIKSLQREKDSLEQEKHDFRARLDQIQSDVNRYKNEQVHQQDSSHETIENLLQQNSKLDKDRGLLRTKIFSLENDKVKLEDALNKSKEDNKKLQREQDNLQDILREKSNELKDSEVRLRKFEVNILFLQNTKTENEKLKESLHEIEKVKREFEDLEKRYKRETSDRISSDNISSKYKEENDRLRKERNSARIELQRVLREKNES